The sequence below is a genomic window from Candidatus Neomarinimicrobiota bacterium.
CTCATGTACCTGAAACTCTATGAAACCGCCTACACCATATTTCCCTATAAAATTTTGACCATTGGACTGATGGAAGATCTGTTCAAAATGAAGCTGTCAACGCTGGATGCATTTTTCCGCCGGTATTATGCTCCCAACCGTGCCACTGCCGTGGTGGTGGGTGATGTATATCCGGATGAACTGATTCCACTCATGGAAAAATATTTTGGTCAGATTCCGTCTCAACCTGATCCGCCACCCGTATCTGTTGTGGAACCACCACAGACCAAATTACGCAAGGCAACAGTAGAATTCGATTCCAACCCTGCCCTTATGATGGCCTGGCATATGGGAGACATTCAGCATCCTGATAATGCCGCTCTGAATGTACTGGCTGATGTTCTCACAGACGGGCGCACATCCCGCATATACAAAACCATTGTGGAAGAAAAGCAGCTTGCCTCCAATGTCTGGTGTTCACCAGATCCGGGGAAATATCCGGGACTTTTCGTTATGTCCGGAACGACCCAGGGTGAGCATACCAATACCGAGCTTGAAACAGCTTTGTTGGAAATTATCCGTGACATCCAGGAAAATGGGATTACTGAGAAGGAATTGGCGCGTGTGAAAAAACAGAGCCGGATGTCCTACCTGAAGGGGCTCCGTACAAATGCCGGCCTGAGTTTCCAATTGGGATATTATGCCACAGTGGGCGGCGATTGGCGCCTGGTTGAGAAATTCCCGGAAGAGATCAAAGCGGTCACCGCTGAAGATGTGCAGCGGGTTGCCAATACATACCTGAAGGACACCAATCGCACGGTCGTTTACCTGGTTCCGCCTACCGAGCAGGCCAATGCCGGGGAGGTGAAATGATGGTAAAAACAAATTTTTCACGCGGTATCATTTTGACTGTAACCCTGTTCATATTGGCGGGCTGTCAAATGCTGCCACATCATTCCGGAAACGGGGAAGATCACATGAAACGTAAAGACCCCCGTGAGATGACATTCCCACCGGTAGAAGCGACCCTTCCTGAAATCCAGGAATTCACAACCAGCAATGGCATTCAGGTCATTTTCATTGAAAATCACGAACTACCGCTGGTAGAGGTACAGGCGCAACTGGCTGGCGGTTGGGTGTACACGAATCCTGATAAAGCCGGCTTGGTGAACCTGTTCAGTGATGTCCTCCGCACCGGCGGTGCCGGAGAACGTAGCGGCGATGAAATTAACGACTATCTGGAATCACGGGCGGCCAGTATTGAAACCTGGGGTGGCCGACGGGCTACCGGAGCAGGGATGAGTTGTCTCAAGGAGGATTTCACCGGGGTATTGAATGTCATGGGTGACATTTTCGCGGCACCAAAATTCGCGCAGGAAAAGCTGGAATTGCACCGCAATCTACGCCTTGAACAGGTTCGCCGGGAGAATGACAATCCACAAGCCATAGTAAGCCGTGAATTTACTAAAGGACTCTATCCAAATTCCATTCTGGGTGTGCACGCCGATGAAGCTTCCTACAATGGCATAACCCGGGATGATCTGCTTGCTTTTTGGAAGGACTACTATCATCCCAATAATGTGATTCTTTCCGTAACCGGTGATCTCACGCGGCAGGAATTGGAATCTGCACTGAATCGGGTATTTGGCGATTGGCTACAAGCTGAACTGCAGATCCCGGACGTGCCGGACATTGAACCGGTGACAGAGTCCCGGGTGATTCTGGTAAAAAAAGAGCTTGTTCAATCCAATATCCGCGTTGGTATGCTGAGTCCATTGCAGGATACTCATCCGGACCGGTTTGCTGTTTCGGTGATGAACTATATACTGGGCGCTGGTGGATTCAAGTCCCGCCTTACGGAGAAAATTCGGTCGGATGAGGGCTTGGCCTACTCGGTCTGGAGTAATTTCAGTGCCGGTTGG
It includes:
- a CDS encoding insulinase family protein, which encodes LMYLKLYETAYTIFPYKILTIGLMEDLFKMKLSTLDAFFRRYYAPNRATAVVVGDVYPDELIPLMEKYFGQIPSQPDPPPVSVVEPPQTKLRKATVEFDSNPALMMAWHMGDIQHPDNAALNVLADVLTDGRTSRIYKTIVEEKQLASNVWCSPDPGKYPGLFVMSGTTQGEHTNTELETALLEIIRDIQENGITEKELARVKKQSRMSYLKGLRTNAGLSFQLGYYATVGGDWRLVEKFPEEIKAVTAEDVQRVANTYLKDTNRTVVYLVPPTEQANAGEVK
- a CDS encoding insulinase family protein, with protein sequence MKRKDPREMTFPPVEATLPEIQEFTTSNGIQVIFIENHELPLVEVQAQLAGGWVYTNPDKAGLVNLFSDVLRTGGAGERSGDEINDYLESRAASIETWGGRRATGAGMSCLKEDFTGVLNVMGDIFAAPKFAQEKLELHRNLRLEQVRRENDNPQAIVSREFTKGLYPNSILGVHADEASYNGITRDDLLAFWKDYYHPNNVILSVTGDLTRQELESALNRVFGDWLQAELQIPDVPDIEPVTESRVILVKKELVQSNIRVGMLSPLQDTHPDRFAVSVMNYILGAGGFKSRLTEKIRSDEGLAYSVWSNFSAGWQLPGVFQAGTETKGETTHRALELLVQEITRMNEAGITPAEFDRARASIINRDVFKYDEPNKIARQLLNLKFEGKPQSYLTDAVKGYQSLTLEEVNAAARKYLRPEQLLIMVVGNPDLFEKPIDDFGKVTVIDLEQDA